A part of Rhipicephalus microplus isolate Deutch F79 chromosome 8, USDA_Rmic, whole genome shotgun sequence genomic DNA contains:
- the LOC142769401 gene encoding uncharacterized protein LOC142769401 yields MPKNSSCCFQCPLLADFYHENISMCCCVYPIYASCIFLQRKHLLQIGGRGLREIGVNAMKAVLAHAVQVLYSLHGRKGKRAFVNLRLCRLVTGVICQKAGCDQAEALNCIKRWLPGSGDRCGDRKRLFREAFVVEQPDDPHSQSADYRLLAAAGFLPSHCSQGLDSTTVTVPPTQPDLQ; encoded by the exons atgcccaaaaattcaagttgttgttttcagtgtcctcttcttgcagatttctatcatgaaaacatttcgatgtgctgttgcgtttaccccatctatgcttcttgcatttttttacagcgcaagcacctcctgcagattgggggacgtggcctccgagaaattggtgtgaatgccatgaaggctgtattggcacatgccgtgcaagtgctgtacagccttcatggcagaaaagggaaaagggcctttgtgaacctgaggctctgtagattagtgacag gtgtcatctgccaaaaagcagggtgcgaccaggcggaggccctcaactgtATTAAGagatggctgccagggtctggtgaccGCTGTGGGGACAGGAAGCGGctcttcagagaagcatttgttgtggagcagcccgatgatccccactctcagagtgcagattatcggctgctcgcggcagctggcttcctgcccagccactgcagccagggccttgacagcaccactgtcactgtgcccccaacgcaacctgacctgcagtag